A section of the Myxococcus xanthus genome encodes:
- the rpsL gene encoding 30S ribosomal protein S12 codes for MPTISQLVRKGREKLVVKGKSPALKESPQKRGVCTRVYTTTPKKPNSALRKVARVRLTNGIEVTSYIPGVGHNLQEHSVVMIRGGRVKDLPGVRYHIVRGTLDSVGVAGRKQSRSKYGAKRPS; via the coding sequence GTGCCGACCATTAGCCAGCTGGTCCGCAAGGGCCGCGAGAAGCTCGTCGTCAAGGGCAAGAGCCCCGCGCTCAAGGAGTCCCCTCAGAAGCGTGGCGTCTGCACGCGCGTGTACACCACGACCCCGAAGAAGCCGAACTCGGCCCTCCGCAAGGTGGCCCGTGTTCGTCTGACGAACGGGATCGAGGTCACGTCCTACATCCCCGGCGTGGGTCACAACCTCCAGGAGCACTCGGTGGTGATGATTCGCGGTGGCCGTGTGAAGGACCTCCCGGGCGTCCGCTACCACATCGTCCGTGGAACGCTGGACTCCGTGGGTGTCGCGGGTCGCAAGCAGAGCCGCTCCAAGTACGGCGCGAAGCGTCCGAGCTGA
- the rpsG gene encoding 30S ribosomal protein S7: MPRRRVVAKRKILPDPKFQDRLVTKFVNDLMRKGKKSIAEGVCYGAFALIEERAKEDPLKTFKKALDNVKPVLEVKSRRVGGATYQVPVEVRQDRRVALGMRWIITYSKARGEKTMQEKLAGEIMDAANNRGNAVKKREDTHKMAEANKAFAHYRW, encoded by the coding sequence ATGCCTCGCCGTCGCGTAGTCGCCAAGCGCAAGATTCTTCCGGATCCGAAGTTCCAGGACCGGCTCGTCACCAAGTTCGTCAACGACCTGATGCGGAAGGGCAAGAAGTCCATCGCGGAAGGCGTTTGCTACGGTGCCTTCGCCCTCATTGAGGAGCGCGCGAAGGAAGACCCCCTCAAGACCTTCAAGAAGGCCCTCGACAACGTCAAGCCGGTGCTCGAGGTCAAGAGCCGCCGCGTCGGTGGCGCCACCTACCAGGTGCCTGTCGAGGTCCGTCAGGACCGCCGCGTGGCGCTCGGCATGCGTTGGATCATCACCTACTCCAAGGCGCGTGGTGAGAAGACCATGCAGGAGAAGCTGGCCGGTGAGATCATGGACGCCGCCAACAACCGCGGCAACGCGGTGAAGAAGCGTGAAGACACGCACAAGATGGCGGAGGCCAACAAGGCCTTCGCTCACTACCGCTGGTAG
- the rimI gene encoding ribosomal protein S18-alanine N-acetyltransferase, translated as MRRMREESAPEARHGYTIRQMAAEDLSAVMLLEQASFKNPWSQDLLKRELQHEWSTILLVEEEREADGPELLGLAIFWIVHDEVHVLNVATAPKHRRRGVARAVMDEVLARGRAKRCTLATLEVRKSNEAALQLYRAFGFRPVGIRPNYYVDEGEDAVVMVLDF; from the coding sequence ATGAGGCGGATGCGCGAGGAGTCGGCGCCCGAGGCCCGGCACGGCTACACCATCCGGCAGATGGCGGCGGAGGACCTGTCCGCGGTCATGCTGCTGGAGCAGGCCTCGTTCAAGAACCCCTGGTCCCAGGACCTGCTCAAGCGCGAGCTTCAGCACGAATGGTCCACCATCCTCCTCGTGGAGGAGGAGCGGGAGGCGGACGGGCCGGAGCTGCTGGGCCTGGCCATCTTCTGGATCGTCCATGACGAGGTGCACGTGCTGAACGTGGCCACCGCGCCCAAGCACCGGCGCCGGGGCGTGGCGCGCGCCGTCATGGACGAGGTCCTGGCGCGGGGGAGGGCCAAGCGCTGCACGCTGGCCACCCTGGAGGTACGCAAGAGCAACGAGGCCGCGCTCCAGCTCTACCGGGCCTTTGGCTTCCGCCCCGTCGGCATCCGGCCGAACTACTACGTCGACGAGGGGGAGGACGCCGTCGTGATGGTCCTCGACTTCTAA